The DNA sequence ACTTAGGGATAGGGTTCTAGTGGGAGAAAGATAAAGACAATGGGAGAAGGTATGATGTGGAAACTACTAGGAATTAGTGGGAAAACCTGGGCACCAGGGGAAAACTTacctatgggggagggggaagaacacTGGGGTACAATCTAAGATTGCAGTAGGAGGGATATGAAAATGATGGTCTCACAGCCAGCCATGAagccagaaggacctgggttcaggtcttgCCACTGATATACACTTGCTATATAAGccagaaaaaatcatttaatctctcagcactttaggcagctctctaagataggaagttgcagagaaggtacctaCCTgtattagtagagggaattttctttATAGGGAGTTCTATATATCAATCTCTTGATCCTTAGCTAATGATTTAGTAAACTGTTTTACGAATTGCTATAGCCAAAAAAAAAGTGTGCCCTGATGGCCAGCCTtccctctctctcagtctctctctctctctatctctgtctctgtctgtctctattcctctctcccccactctccctccttccctttctttctgtcttagtaataattctaagacagaagagagattagggctgggcaatggatgttaaatgacttgcccagggtcacatttctAGGAAgcatctaaagtcaaatttgaacccaggatctctccaggcctggtgctttatccactgtgcctcctagttgCCCGACCCTCTCTTAATGAGCCTCTTCACACTTAGGCTAGTCAACTGAAGACAAACACATGGTCCATCAGTGCCCCCTGAAGTCTTTCTAGCCTGGCAGAACCTGCCAGGTTATGTGTGCACTGTTGGCAGGACTTTCAAGAATCTAAGGTCCCATCCATCCCCTCCCTGTCACAGCAAagaatgagaagggaaggaaacaggcacatctattatgtgccaagcactgctcTAAGTACTTTctaaatatctcacttgatcctcacataAGTCTGGGGTGGATGCATTATCCAGTTTTACAATAAAAGAAACGGAGGCAGATAGAGGcagagggacttgcccagaatgGTAAGAGTACtttagcaaagaaaaaggaaaggcagaACATGCCTGAATCAGTCTCACCATACTGAATGGTCAGGCCAGAACTCAAACCTGGGGCTTTTTCAGTTGAGCCTGAAGCAATTTTTCCACAGTCCTTGGTTGCCTCAGTGGGTATAATATTGTCCTTGGACCTCCTACCTcaatggttgttgtgaggaaagtgctttatagacTGTTAAACTCTATTGAAATGTAAGCCACCATTACTATATTAAGAATGAAGAATGAGTGCCTGAGGGCTGTGTCAGGGCACAGGGGCTGGGTACCCCTATTGGTAGGATAGGCTGGTTCATGGCCACCTAGGCCCAACTTCCCCAAAAAAACAGATAGGAAAAGTGTTCAAGACCTTCACTGCAGGCAGGCTGGACCATCACTGAAAGATAGACATCATTCATTCCCTCTTGCCAGGATCTGGGATCCTGACGCTGTCCCAGAGGCGGAGTTAGGGATCACCAGGAACTATATCTTCCCTTGTGCTTTGCAGAGCTGCGTCGGTACCTGTCTCTTGGGGAGCCCGCACCCCAGTACCAGATCCAACTCTGCTTTGGAGAGGAGTACCCAAGTCCAGGCTGTCAGTCCCAGGGGAGACTCATCATGGCTCATGTGAGTTTGGTCCCCTTCCCACAGTGGATCACAACCACAACCatactgtatgatcttggacatgTAATTTCTCTCAGGCCCTCAGTGTCTTCCTCATAAAACTAGaaaattggactagatcatctctaaagttccttttagATACAACACTGGTATTCTGTGTTCTCACAtgaccccttccagctctcattTCTATGACCTACTATACCTTTTGCTAGGCCTTACTGGGGTCTTTCTTTTCCAGCCTCCCTCTCTGTACCCCTTCCAGTCTTTGGGAGGACCTGTGGGAGCCCATGATCGAGGGCCAGCTTGGGAATAAAGGGGGAGTTAGAGGATCattgggagagagaggagggcaaGTCACCTCTCATTTTGACTTGATTTACCCTTGGAGGGTCTTGGGGTCCCATCCTCCCTAAATATATACCTAGcgtttaagttttgcaaagtgttttacatttgACCTCTACAATAACCCTctgaggtaggggctattattctcacttttacagataaagaaactgaggctgagagaggttcagtgacttgcctgctagtgagtgtctgaagcagaattcacctcaggtcttcttgacccaaGTCCAGCCCTTGTTCTACCATCCTACCAGCActgccttttcccccttctcttggCCCCATGCTTTCTCAGGGAAATGGCCCCTCCTCAAATTTCACAGTCCTTAAGGCACTAAGGCAGGAAGCAGGGAAGTGTGGTGGTCTGAGATGACATGGTAGGTAATGCCAAAAGTGGGGTAGAAAAGCAAAGGCCACAAGGAGCCAGGAGAGTAGGCATAGCCTCTTATCCCATGcacccctcctttctcttcctccccaggtGGAGCCTGTGTTCGCCCGAGAGCTCTTCCTGCACTCCAAGCGTCTCAGTCCCCAAGCTCCTCCAGATTCCCAGCCCAGTGCTCCAAAGAGTGTAGCCCACCCGATGCACCAGCCGTGCCAGCCCTGACTGTGGCCTCACCCCATCCCCAGAGCATCTCCCCTTTATGGTGCATCTTCTTCCAAGCTGAGCCAGTATACCCAGGGTGAAGGGTTTTCACTTTGGCTACCCTCACACTCATGCCACCTGCCTCAGAGCAAGCTTTGTGTGTGCCAGGCTCAGTGTGGGGGAGAGTCTTGGAAGTGAGGGAGCCCAAATTGTATGTATAAACCAGACTTCAGTGAGCTTTAGGAGTTGTTCATATGAGGAACCCCTGTGAACCCTTCTGAAAATTAGACTCTGCGCCCACCCCCAAACTTCCCATAACTCCGGGCAGCTCTATATGGgcgtctctctctcttttaaaggcGAGTCCTCTAGTGTGGCGGGTCCATGAGGAGCCATCCACATTCTTTCCTGCCCTTGGAATGTTAGAGGCAACCCCAGCCTGCCTGTGCTGATTGACTGGGAACAGAATTGCAACCCATTTGTTATGGatctagtggaaagagcactgacctTTCAAAGCCACATTGATTCGTTCTGTGATGTGGGTTAGTCACATCACCTCTGAGAATCAATTTCTGTCCGATGGAGATATTCGTATTTGTAGTATCCACCTCACGGAGCTGTGGTGAAAACGAGATAGCACAGacagagcattttgtaaacttaaaaGGCCTCCTATCAAAGGCGGCCGGccttgtttcctcatttggatTTCACGAGGAGGGACAGGGAAAATACGGAGTTATCCATATTTTtgtgggtgaggaaactgaggcccagaggggggGAGAGGCTGGTCTATGGCCTTACAATGGCAGGGCTAGGATGGGAAACTAAGGTCTAATTCCCAGCCCAGACGGCCTTTCCCTGGATTCGCTGTCACCTTCATCAACAACAGCAGGCTAAAGGCCATTGACTAGGTCAAAAACTTCTCTTCTCATGCCACCTGCTTGGGGGATGAGAGAGATCACGCTGGTAGAGCCTTATAGGTGTGGGGGCTGAAGTAAGACGGGAGTTCAGTCAAGTCCCCGCCTGCCctgctccctccctccattctctgCTTAGCTGGACCCTGGGAAGGACCTTGGGGATCATCCAGGAccaccctcctcattttataaatgaaataggGAGG is a window from the Gracilinanus agilis isolate LMUSP501 unplaced genomic scaffold, AgileGrace unplaced_scaffold19664, whole genome shotgun sequence genome containing:
- the LOC123254312 gene encoding interferon regulatory factor 4-like, with product GGVRDHQELYLPLCFAELRRYLSLGEPAPQYQIQLCFGEEYPSPGCQSQGRLIMAHVEPVFARELFLHSKRLSPQAPPDSQPSAPKSVAHPMHQPCQP